The segment TATTAGTAATACCTCTTTAGTATGACTGATTAATGGAGAGCTATCACAAAATTGTATTGAAAAGATACTAAAGTcagtaaaaattaaacatttcatgCTGTGCGGGAACAGACCCTTAACTTCTTGCTGTGATAAAAATCTTCTTATAACTTCTGAAAACCTTTCCAAGACATTAGTTTTATCATACAAATAGTGCTCTCTAAGTGTGACACCTGCTGTTTTGCTCTTCTACTCTGTTTCTCCATACCATTAACAAAACTGTTGAGAATGGATGAGCACTAGACCTGGGTTAAGTATATGTGTAACATTGTTTAATGAGAAGTTTGAAGGGGAGACATACCGTAAGGTCTACAGTGTGTCAAACATTCAATTGAGGAAGAAAAATTCCCagacttttaattttctttaaaatcttctgaaaaattTATGTGACATTTATGAtggtgtaattttaaaatacagaaggaGAGACTTGATACTTTTCTTTTGAGCAGTTTCTGTTAGTGCTTTGCTGGTTTTGAACGTCTTTTGTAATTTTATAATTCTATAATTTGGTAAAGTGATTTGAATATTAAAACCTGTATGTGTGAATATATATGCCCAGTGTTCTGAGCAGTTTGTGAACATAAAACTCATTTGGATATCCAGCTTTATGAACTGAGTTCCATTTTCTACTTCTCTAGGACTTCTGTTGTGTTTGTTAAAGCAAATCTTtgtacttttaatttaaaatgttaatccAGGTCTGTCAAGAAGTTAAAATTACCCTGTATTTTAGCTGCATGTTTAAAATGCTGGATTGCTTTGATGTGTTTTTTGTAGGGTTTTACCATTTAACTAAAATGTTAGTAGACGTAGCTGTAGTTGGTTGTCTAAAGCACCAGTTGGAATCTATAATGTGCGTACTAAACGAACCTGGCAGGAGGTTGACCATAAATATAGGTCAGGGTTCTCccataattaaaatttaaaaaaaccccacattttcaAGTAAGGATTTGTCAACAAATCTGAATTGCTGTGGTATTTAAGAAGGGTGAATAGCCAAAATATGCCTTAAAATTAAATGAGTTAAATACAGAATTCTGCTCTTAAGGGCTTTTAGAGGTTTTTTATTCAGAGAATAATTTACATTATGTACTGCTACTTTAAACTTACTCAGAGTATGTTATTTAAGATCTTGAACAGCACTAAAGTAGCAAAACCTTAAAATACTTTAGGAAGGGAGATTTTAGACTCATAGAAATTCTTGctttaaaaagtcatttaaTACCTCTATTTTGTGCTACAGTAGGCATTTTCCTATTTTAACTTGAGTTTtccatgtttttgtttttcagactgGAGAAAAACTTCATGAACTTCatgggcacacacacaaaattacaGCTGTAGCACCATTTTCTTCATCAGATGTTACTGAGGAAAAAACTGATTTGATTATAACAGCATCAGCTGATAGAACAGTTATTGTATCCTTTGGTCTGgagagaatttaaaattatatgggctttttgtggtttttactTTTAAAGATAACACTGTCTACAGGGTGCAACCCATCTCTAAACTTAATGGCTACCAATACGCACTAGGTGTAATTGGATTACGCAGGGGTTTCACTAGTTATTGTTCACATGTAGATACAATCCTTGCCACAAAAATGAATCCATAATAGGCCTTTGTGAATATATTATTGAGGCCAAATACTGAAAAGACTGTCAAGAGTTTAGGAGACTGAGTCTCTGCATACCTCTTTCCTAATCTATCACTTAGTTACCAACACGGCATTTACATTTATGATATATAGaaacctttcattttccttaatGAATAAAGATAGGTTTGGGACTGCACTAGTGGCAGACAGGTTCAGAAAGTGTCGTGTTTCCATTCTACTGTGAAGGTACTGAGGAAGCCCTATGAATGtctcttgttttgtttataCATTAAGCTATTATGTCTGGCTCATGGGTCATGTGGGCAGGTGGTTTAGAATGAATGGCATTGCTTTATTTAAGAGAATGAGTGGCTGAGAAATGGGCACAattcttaatttgtttttgaaaCTCTTAATAcctcaattttctttttgaaaggaTGTGGAACAAAGGTAATTCTGTGACTTGGTTTTATTACTGTGTTGGAAAAGGCAACCTACAGCATTTAAAGTTTTTGCACTgttgattaaaaaattaacataatAGTGTGTATTTAAATGTGTGTTTCTCAGAGACCTTGATACTGTATTTCATAGCACTTACAGATGTATCTAAAGCTTATGATCATTTCACTGAGAAATTCCCTGAAGAACTTTTGCAGGAGGCATATATCTGATTTTTGTTCTGCAGTGTTTGACAGTTCTTCAAAGACTGAATGTATGGTTGTCTGGAGGGAGTGATCTATGTGTTTGGAACCGAAAATTAGATCTCTTGTGTAAGACCAGTCATCTTACTGATGCAGGTAAAAGTGGAAATGACTCATTATAGCTGTTAAAGTGCAAGTAAAATGGATCTGTATAATGATGCAAAGCCAACTTGGCAAATCCATTTTAATTCCTATGATAACATTATGTATTAGAGCcgctctttatttttttaaatgtcacatTTAATAGTTTCTGAACTAAGACCGCTTTTATTGTTCTATGCCATGTGAATTTTAGAATTTCTCAGATCTCAGTAACTGTACATCATCTTGGACTACAAGGCTAGAGCTCAGATGCTGATTTGTGTGTTTGCTGTAACATGTACCAGATCCTTTGACACACTTTTTGTGTGATTGAATGGGAGTTTTATTATATTTCTAAGTGAAGCTTTGTAATAGTAGAGCAGTAAAAACTACTTTTTATTGTTAAGAATTTTTGTTGTAGAAAATGCATGTTTTGATAGGAATATAATAAATCAGAAATCAGTATCAATCACGCTTTTCTATTAATAAGCATCTATATTACCTATCCATGTGAAGAAAATTGTTGCATGTTATTTCTGTACTTTAGCAAACTGTACTTTACTTTGAATGTGAATGACATTCAAAGGTGAAACCAATATTGGCCTTATTTTTGTCATATAATAGAGTAGTGGTAGGCAAAGCCTTCTGAATCCTTGAGGTTATTAATACTTCTTTTGGTCCAGTATGGAATATCATGCTAAATACTAGTTGGACTGTGATACTTAGCATGAAGTGCTGTTGAAACTTTGGTGCAAGGAGTCAATGGACTGTATGGCATGGGCCCTCTCTTCTGTCCTAATTTCTAACTTCCTTTGTGGGGAAAGAGATTGTTTATTCCTTGGGGAATTCTCCTTTAATGGTGCTTCAGCACAGCATGAGGAAATTCTGTGCAGGATGAAGACAGATGAACAGCAAGCTGGATATTTTATCATATGCTTTATCCTTCATCTTGCTCTGCACGTTATTTTAGAATTCCCCATACTTGGGGTAGTATCAATACCTAATAATTTTGGTACTGTCTGTATTTAGAGTTGCAATAATTGTCATGGTGTTTTTAAGACTGTCCAGCATTAGGACATAAATATctttattgtatttaaaataaaaagataatttacTTTCAGCTTCACCACCAATTTGATGTTCAGAATTCTGCTTGATTCAGGACCAAAACTCCTGACCTTCCCTCTGATTGAGATTCTGATTCAATTTAACTTTCAGGCAATATACTTCTGTTTTGATAAGTGGAAAGAAGATTGTTAAGAACTTTATTAATAAGGAATTAGCAGTTTGTTGTGTCTTCTTGTGATCAATAAtatccttttctcccttccccccctttttttcaaAGGCATCAGTGCTTTGGTTGAATTGCCGAAAAATTGTGTTGCAGCAGCAGTTGGCAAAGAGCTAAGTGAGTATCTTGCATTTTCCAGTGTTCATACTCTACCATGACAGCTGCTTCTCAGAGATATTTATGAAGAGCACTCTGCTGGAATTGTGTAGGAAAAGTAAATGGTATTAGGGTAGGGTGTGGTCAGCAACACTTTTTCTTCTACCATTGACAAAGAAGAGACAATCTTACTCAAGAATTTTTTAGAGATATGCATGACATGCAAATTCTGtatttagaatcatagaaactAAGTTTgcaaaagacctccaagatcattgagtctaAGCTTTGACCAGTCACTACTGTGCCATCTAGGCCATAGAACTAAGTACcatgtccagtcatttcttgcACACCTTCAGGGATTCTGACTCCTCCACATCCCTGGGCAACCCATTTCAATGCCTAACTACCCTtttagtgaagaaattcttcctgatgtccaaacCAAACCTTCCCTTGGACAGCTTGAGGtcacttccttttctcctgtgatTTGTGGTCTGTGAGAAGAGGCCAGTGCCTACTTTGTGACAGTCTCCTCTCAGGTGGTTCTAGGAAGTGATAAGGTCTCCCTCTACTCCATGCTAAACAGCCCAAGCTCTCTTCTCataagacttgtgctccagacccttcaccaaaTCTGTTGGTgttctctggacacactcagCATCTCAATCTTGTTTGTCATGAGGGACCCAGAACAGAGCACTGAACTTGAGATGTGGCCtcttgaggtgtggcctcatgTGACTGTTGTGGACCTCACCGGTGTGTAGTACAGGGagcaatccctgccctggtcctgctggccataCTGTCACTGATAGAGACCAGGATACCATTGACCTTCGTGCTGGTCAAGCAGGACTTGTCTTACTTAAACCACGCTGTTTGGGCCTGATTCCCTGGTTGTCCTGTATGCACTGTGTGATCACACTAAAGATAATTTGTTCCGTAACTTTACCTGGCACTGGTTAGGCTGACAGGCCTGTAGTTCCCTCAGTGCTTCCTACAATCAGTTACGTAGATGGGCATCACATTGGCCAACCTCTGTTTGACTGGGACGTCCCTGTTTTACAAGGACTGAtgataaaaaaaagagattggCTAGGTGAACTCCTCTGTCAGCTCTCTCAGTGTTAGTGCCACCTGTCCAGATCTGATTGTGGgaattgactttttttcttctggagaaGGTCTGGAACTGATTACCTGAGCTGTCCAATACTCAGATTCTCTAGAGCTTCCTTGTTCCAGGATCCGAAGTATGAGTTACTGATGTTCTCTTACTATTCAAAGCTATAATGAGTAGCTTTGTAGTACCcttgaaatagaaaagaaattctgagactgattaaaataaaatcttaatttctgaTAATACTGATTGCCTTACTGGAGGATATTGCATTGTTtttgaatattaatatttcagataGATCAGTCCTCAAGAAACATGTTTCACATTTAGTAACTTATCCATGAAGGTATTTGATGCTTTTCACTTCTGGTGTTGACCAGTTCTCTGAATTTCAGAGTTACTAGGCTGAAGTGTTTTATCCTACATTTGCTGTAGTTGAGGCTTAGTCGTAACACAGAAGTTTTTTGATGTTATAGTTATTATAAGTGGCTCTTATATGGTCTCAATTACAATGTTTAATTTGtgtctgaaaaatgttttatttaagcATAACTACATCTAATTCCGAACGACAAATTTTATTTAGACAATTTTTCTAtctttgaagtaatttttaggTTGAGTGCTACTAACAATGGGTCTGAAGGTTGGAATATTATTGAAGTAAAGCGCCTTGTTGACCATCAGGATAACATTTCATCATTAGTCAGTGTCAATGGtaagaataattttataatgTTACTGGTTTTGTTAGTTACTAGTGAGATATTTCACCTATGGAGTTTTTATTTGAATCAAAGTTTTAACTGGAGTGAAACTTACTATCTGGTGGATGTACCTTGCTTTATAGCTGCAAAGGTAGTGATATGACAAAatataattcctttttttatggATTAACAATGAAATGAAACCAGGCAAGTAATAATTTAGAAGAGTCAATGTCATTGATGGAAATGGAACTCTTAGTCTTTCTGTTCAGCAAGTTAAAAATGCTACTCTTTTTGTCTTGTTCCTTCTTAAAATTGGATATGTAATGCCGTATCCCTTGCAAATGTAGTGCTAAGGTAACTGCAGGTTTTGAGTGTTCAGATGCGAACCTTCATATAGATCCATTATAGAGGGAGTCTGGAAGCTGATGCAGTCTATGCTCATTAGAGTAACACTGAACTAATAGTGAAATTCTGTCTACTCTGCTGCAAGTATCAGCCTCTTCTactcttttcttccttgtcttttttgttttatggagCACCCCCACAGACTAGGAAAAGGTATTACTGGTGGGATAGAGAGTGTGTGTTTATCCTTGGGTCTATCTGTGTTCTGCTTGGTTGGCACAAAGGGGCTGTGTTACAGAGGTAACAAGGGTCTGGAGAAAAGATGTCTTGGATTCTGTGGTACATGTTTCTGAGCTTAATTGTTGccattattttctcctttttgattATGAAAGGCAAGCAGTGTTTGGCCTAAAAAGACAAGATGCTACCCACATTAAATACTGTTGTAGAAGTTCCTTTCTACATGTGATAAACAAATTCATGAGCAGTTACTTCAGTATTGCCATTAACTCATTTATTCAATTTGTGATCATATTTCCATTTATGGCAAACTTTGTTGTGTCTAGGGGATGTCTACACATCTACTTCACCCAGGAATAGAAGGGCTTTGTATGTAGAAATGAAGTTCAAATATTTGTATACACTTCTGGTGGTGTTCCTTACCTTTGCAACTCTGTGCTGTGCACTGTGGCCCATGAATATTCTCCTTTCTAGTTCCAGTTTTCCAGGAGAGCTCGTCTGAGTTATGCTAGGTAATTAGGTGAGTATTTACTCAAAAAGAGAGGTTTTTGTCCAGTCAGTTATGTACTGTATATTCCACACAGCTTTACACATAAATGGTCTGTCTTCCCTTTCTAGGGTTGTAAATTTgtgtgaaatacatttttaaaataccatgtGATTTCTATGTGTTGTTTTATTCCCCTTCAGATTTGACTTTTGTGACAGGCTCTCACATAGGTGAGTTAATAGTTTGGGATGCACTTGACTGGACAAAGCAGGCATCTGAATGCAACTTCTGGGACTCCTCTGTCCATCCGGATGTACAGCCAGAAATAAAGTTATCCCAAAGCCCACATGAAACTTCAGTTCAACACTTAACGTCTGACAACGAGGTAAAAAGTTTCAGAGTAAATTAAGTAAGCTAGGATGATCTTACCACAGAAGACTAAGTggtttctattttcattttccttgttttaataTAAGAGGCTTCTTTTAAATGTGCACAGCTACTTTATGTGATCAACAgtttttatgtaaaatattgGCTGTTGACCTATATGAAGGGTTTAATATGTTGATGGTATGGAAATTAACATAATGGACTGTCAcaacagcatttctttttgaCCAACAAAgatttattacagtaatttcacgaccataaggcacaccagactataaggcacatctctgggagtcggcaaatttcgcaactttgtacattatataaggtgcaccagactataagacgcacttttttttttgcagcgaagatccacaccgcgcgcaacaaagtaacgagTTAACAACAGAATTGCACGAtcggggggtttactggcaggtgctcaatttgcaaacatttttcacagattggtgtagcctttaaacgcagccccaagcgtcctCCCTGTGCGCGGGCCCTGGCGCTCCTGCCcacccccggcgccggctggcgagacgcagctcagagctgcccgCTGTCTGGGGCGGCTTGGGGCTGCCCGTGGTTCGGGGTGGCTGAGGGCTGCTGTGGCGCGGCTGCGGCTCGCCCTTCCAGATTGGCTTGGGCTGGCCACTGGCACCCTCCCTCCTGGAGTGGCGGTGCAGCGGCGGGGTCCGCCACTCCCCTTGTTCCCGGCGTGGCAGCAGGGGATGCCACTCCCCTTACTCCCGGTGCAGCGGCACGGTGGCAGGGTCCGCTGCTCCCCTTGTTCCCGGCATGACAACAGGGGCCACCGCTCCCTTCGCTCTTGGCCCGGCAGTGGTATCTGCCgctcccctccttcccaacGCAGCGGCAGGGGCCACTGGGGTTCGTCACTCCCCTCACTCCTTGTGCGGCGGCAGGGGCCGCCGGAGTTCACTGTTCCCCTTGCTCCCGGCAGGGCGGCACAGCGGTGGGGGCTGCTACTCTCCTCGCTCCCGACGCGGCAGCAGGGGCCGCCGTTCCCCTCCTTCCCGGCATGGCAGCAGGGGCCACTGCTCCCCTTGCTCCCGGTGCGGCGGCGTGGGCCACCTGCCTCGTCCAtatgctgctcctgctgggctgggactgcccgctcctgcccctTCGCGGCTTGGCACTCCCTGGGCACCGCCCCCCCTCGTGGCTcccacttccaggttggcaaatttcgcaactttgtccgttatataaggtgcaccggactataaggcgcacttccggattcggacaaaaattttagtcaaaagggtgcaccttatagtcgtgaaattactgtacttgtttacAATGCcactggagaaaaataaatatggttGTGTGTTTTGATAGCATGCATCTTTTATATTCCAGCTTCTGGGAATGCAATTTTCCCAATAATGGGCATGTTTGAACAGTTATAGCTGAGGTTACTATAAGAATACTGTGGGGTACTATTTAAGAGCAGGCATATGTCTGTGCTTAATAGTAAATCAGCATTGCTCTTTCTGTTCAGGTGGATTATACAGAATTGTATATTCAACTGTGTTTCCAAGATCATGTCTACTGTAGTCatgatttagaaataaatttagaaataaattcttgGTCAGAATACTCAGTTAGAACTTAGCTATTACACAGCAAACACTAAAAACACTTAGGttgatatttaattttgtgaaaTGTTACCAACTGTAAGTGGTAAAATAAAAGATCTTTCATTGGGGGTACAGTGGGATTTTGTTTGGGGCATGTAGCTCAGTTATTGGGGAtaattaagaaagaaattattggAAATGGATTCAGATACATAAGCtgtaacaaaataaaagctgtggAAAAACCTTAATATAGGGTGTGGATGAAATAGTCATCTGATGCATTTGCTTCTTTCTGAGTAGAACTTCCCTAAAACCCTGGAAAGAGAAATGTTGTGGGATGTGGGGAGCTAAAAAAGatgatgttttctttaaagGTGAGATTTCTAATGGTTCTGTTGTCAGTGCTTATTTCTACAGTGAGCCAAAAGTGAATTTTGTTTAGGATAAGTTCTGTAATTTGGCTTTGAAATGCTTTCATTCCATGCCTTGAAAGCTACATATGATGCGTTTTAATGTGTTCCATTCATGGAACTGAACTAAATAAATtgctgtgacttttttttttcgttGTGAGAGTTTTGAATCATGGGAAGAAAGCATTGTTCTAGTGTTGCATATCCAAATAGAAGGTGCTTTTAAGGTAGTGCTGTTTTGTAAAGCTTCTACTTAACAGGTCATGCAAAAATGTGTTAGTATAATGAATTACTGTATTAACTGCTACCTCAAAGCAGAACACTGTTCTTCatgtcaaaaaaaaattgtataaaatatatgtttCCTATGTTTTCCAGACTTGGTAGGTAGGTAGTTGGAGAGGATACACTTCTCTAGATTGGCACTGAGCTTGTAGGCAAAACACGATTCAGAAACAGATGGGATGGTAAAGGTTTTCAAAACTAGGAAACAGTGCTAAGTAGTGCATCAGCAGTCCTGGTATATGTGTGTTTAGTTTGCCTGTTAATAGAAGTGCACAATTTATGCTTcatatattttgtttccttggaTTTTGAGATGACAAGGATTTTGCCAGGACTTGTGATAAAAGAAGAGTGTTCCATGAAGAGCATCTTTTGCAAAGCTGTAAGACTGTATGGCTCAAGGTGGAAGAATTATGTGGAATTCCGGCCACTAAATTTGAGCCTTATGCAAAACTAGGATAAATGGGCTCAGTGGTTTGgctttttgtcttcatttggTAGTGGTGCTATCAGAAATCTGGTTAGTTTCAGTGCTCCCACAACAGATTCacataagggggaaaaaaaagaataaaacctgGACAAAGAGTTTTGCACAATGTCAAAACATTGTTGAATATATATAGGAAATTTTAGTCAGACCCTAGGTTACAAAATGTTGAGGGGCATGTTGTGTGAATTGTATATGACATGTTAATGTTTGGGTTGTGTAAATGGAAGCAGTCTGTTCAGGGAAATATTCCAGCACGCTGTCATCTAAACAAGGCATGTTCGAAACTGCAAATACATAgtaaatggaaacattttgttCTCCTCTGGTACTGATTATTAATCATGTGTATACACACAGAATTGTACACTTGTCCTCTTTAAGTTCATCACAAGTCATGAAGTAGTCCAGGTCCAAAGATCTGTAAGCTCTTTCTGGTGTCTTAGGGTCATGATGGTTATGAGATGGAAAGCCTGCACTCTTCTGAAGAAGAGCATTCAACGCAAAATGCAGTACtgtgtaatattttaataagaGAAAGTTCCTTTTCAGTATTCAGTAGAGTCCAAAATGCTTGAGCAAGGCctctttattaatttctgtcttCAGTTACATTTAAGAAAAGAGTCAAAAATGCCAAGCAGTTTCCTGTACTCTCAGCCTTTCTTGATAAAACAAGAGTTTTTCAAAACACGGGATATTATTTTACTGTAAGAACGTAAGCATTTAATTGTGTTGAAGTGTGTTGATTTGTTGGTGTCCTTAGTTTCTGCTTAGACTGTGAGGTACAGGATAAGAATACAGACATTAAATTACTGCTTAGAGTATAGGATTATATCCcacatttactttttaaaagtctgtCTCTTTTTATAACTTGCTAATTTCATATGTTTGGGATAAAGCGGTAACATAAGGACAGAAACAAGCTAGGTTATAGTATCACTGGAAATCCATTATATGCAAGGTGATCCTTCAGTGTCTGTTTCTGTAAGTTGTTTTAttgaattttctttccagtgtgtgtttgctgctgttggGAAAGGCATATACGTATATAATCTTCAAATGAAGCGTGTGATTGCCTGCCAGAGAACTGCTCACGATTCCTCTGTGCTGCACATTGAGAAGCTTTCAAACAGGTACAAAACATAGTACATTTTGTTACtgc is part of the Catharus ustulatus isolate bCatUst1 chromosome Z, bCatUst1.pri.v2, whole genome shotgun sequence genome and harbors:
- the WDR41 gene encoding WD repeat-containing protein 41 — translated: MLRWLIGGGREPQGLAEKSSVQTIGEEQIQNPYTELLVLKGHQDIVRFLVQIDDCRFASAGDDGIIFLWNAQTGEKLHELHGHTHKITAVAPFSSSDVTEEKTDLIITASADRTVIVWDCTSGRQVQKVSCFHSTVKCLTVLQRLNVWLSGGSDLCVWNRKLDLLCKTSHLTDAGISALVELPKNCVAAAVGKELIIFRLSATNNGSEGWNIIEVKRLVDHQDNISSLVSVNDLTFVTGSHIGELIVWDALDWTKQASECNFWDSSVHPDVQPEIKLSQSPHETSVQHLTSDNECVFAAVGKGIYVYNLQMKRVIACQRTAHDSSVLHIEKLSNRQLISCSEDGSVRIWELREKQQLPAEPVPTGFFNMWGFGRANKQANQAAKKMQENTPVYFLELVGDLIGHSSAVQMFLYFGELGLATCSADHLIILWKDGERESSLRSLTLFKKLAQNGDLQLRL